The following proteins come from a genomic window of Lachnoclostridium phytofermentans ISDg:
- a CDS encoding TetR/AcrR family transcriptional regulator, giving the protein MDSFFNLRAEKQEHIINAALNAFGRNGYKKASIADIAKEAGIAKGMVMYYFGSKKNLYLYLVNLSGKLLIEEIERGMDQSVTDFFDKIKMVSDIKIAMMKKHPAIISFLSSMFFETDEEVRDDIKAFISDGIKVRAEKVFDGTDVSKFKDDVDPKLLNKFILWAGEGLTNDLHLNDNMDKVDVFIKDFYECLDFMKKYFYKR; this is encoded by the coding sequence TTGGATAGTTTTTTTAACCTTCGCGCCGAAAAACAAGAGCATATCATAAACGCTGCACTTAACGCATTTGGTCGAAATGGATATAAGAAAGCTTCTATTGCTGATATCGCTAAAGAAGCAGGTATTGCAAAAGGAATGGTCATGTATTATTTCGGTAGTAAAAAAAACTTATATCTGTACTTAGTAAATCTTAGCGGTAAACTATTAATCGAAGAAATCGAAAGAGGGATGGATCAAAGCGTCACGGATTTTTTTGATAAAATAAAGATGGTTTCAGATATAAAGATAGCCATGATGAAAAAACATCCTGCAATCATTTCATTTTTATCAAGCATGTTCTTTGAAACCGACGAGGAAGTGAGGGACGATATAAAAGCATTTATATCTGACGGTATAAAGGTCCGCGCAGAGAAAGTATTCGACGGAACCGACGTTTCAAAATTCAAAGATGATGTTGATCCGAAATTACTGAACAAATTTATTCTGTGGGCAGGAGAAGGATTAACGAACGATTTACATTTGAATGATAATATGGATAAGGTTGATGTATTTATTAAGGATTTTTATGAGTGCCTTGATTTTATGAAAAAATATTTCTATAAAAGGTAA
- a CDS encoding TetR/AcrR family transcriptional regulator codes for MAREEQKIRSELIRQKILDTALEMGIEEGFEAVSIRKIIQKMKYSTGVVYHHFKDKQEILDAIEVAETGWLRSQILELLDDEKDVITNMKTVFHRILLLAFEEPEKYNLIVLHKYSRRKSDKPEWISNISRNLKEGMDAGLIKKMDSDKAAFSIWSSFLGFNLMISRDTDLTLEQAQALFNIQFDIILGGILNHE; via the coding sequence ATGGCTAGAGAAGAGCAAAAGATACGTAGTGAGTTGATTCGGCAAAAGATTCTCGATACTGCGCTAGAGATGGGAATAGAAGAGGGATTTGAGGCAGTATCAATTAGAAAGATTATACAAAAGATGAAATATTCTACTGGTGTTGTCTATCATCACTTCAAAGATAAACAAGAGATTTTAGATGCCATCGAAGTAGCCGAGACAGGATGGTTACGGTCTCAAATTTTAGAATTATTAGATGATGAAAAAGATGTTATTACCAATATGAAGACAGTATTTCATCGGATACTTCTTTTGGCATTTGAGGAGCCTGAGAAATACAATCTAATTGTACTTCATAAATACAGTAGACGAAAATCTGATAAGCCAGAATGGATATCCAATATCAGTAGAAATTTAAAAGAAGGTATGGACGCAGGATTAATTAAGAAAATGGATTCTGATAAAGCTGCATTTTCCATCTGGAGCTCATTTCTTGGATTTAACCTTATGATATCGAGAGATACAGATTTAACCTTAGAACAAGCTCAAGCTTTATTTAATATTCAATTTGATATTATATTAGGAGGGATTCTTAATCATGAATAA
- a CDS encoding flavodoxin domain-containing protein encodes MNNVKIVYATKTKHSKKIAMALAQALNVQAADIASKPNIGTADLLFIASGIYGGTSLPSLLEFAESLDRENIQKVVFLTSSVKKTQGQDAVRKILEEKGIPVVDEIHCQGSFLFMKFGHPNKSDIAEAIESSLKIINR; translated from the coding sequence ATGAATAACGTAAAAATTGTATATGCAACGAAAACCAAACATTCAAAAAAGATTGCTATGGCCTTAGCGCAGGCGTTGAATGTTCAAGCAGCGGATATAGCAAGTAAACCAAACATTGGAACTGCTGACTTACTTTTTATTGCTAGTGGAATTTATGGAGGAACTAGTCTTCCAAGTTTATTAGAATTTGCAGAGAGTTTGGATAGAGAGAATATACAAAAGGTAGTATTCTTAACTTCCAGTGTTAAGAAAACACAAGGGCAGGATGCTGTCAGAAAAATCTTAGAGGAGAAAGGTATTCCGGTTGTGGATGAGATACATTGCCAAGGAAGCTTTTTATTTATGAAATTCGGGCATCCAAACAAAAGTGATATAGCGGAAGCTATTGAATCATCCCTGAAGATAATAAATAGGTGA
- a CDS encoding flavodoxin family protein: protein MVTIIADEGKNQIGADLYQGFISKGVQAEYISLEHVEVKPCVSCGGCTYKTYGKCTVRDDGDFIYPKVIRSDVIIFVSPITFGSYSFKLKRVFDKFALIMDRHYFVEKKELVKGGKLGSKFKFFAIGDKENCIEEEITAFQNLFHENLVITKGIGNSYITEKSLSEGMRNQIIEEVRSA from the coding sequence ATGGTTACTATAATTGCAGACGAAGGAAAAAATCAAATTGGAGCGGACCTTTATCAAGGCTTTATAAGCAAAGGGGTTCAAGCAGAATATATATCACTGGAGCATGTTGAGGTAAAGCCTTGTGTGAGCTGTGGTGGATGTACCTATAAGACATATGGTAAGTGTACTGTTCGCGATGATGGAGATTTTATTTATCCTAAAGTTATTCGCTCTGATGTAATAATATTTGTATCACCAATTACATTTGGGAGCTATTCTTTTAAGTTAAAGCGAGTATTTGATAAATTTGCTTTGATTATGGATCGTCATTATTTTGTGGAAAAGAAAGAATTAGTGAAAGGAGGTAAACTTGGCAGTAAGTTTAAGTTTTTTGCTATTGGAGACAAAGAAAATTGTATAGAAGAAGAAATAACAGCGTTTCAAAATCTCTTTCATGAGAATCTTGTTATTACCAAGGGAATCGGAAATTCCTATATTACAGAGAAATCACTTAGTGAAGGAATGAGAAATCAAATTATCGAGGAGGTTAGAAGTGCATGA
- a CDS encoding NADPH-dependent FMN reductase family protein yields MKNILFLNVSPRQKGTSFVLLQMCMESLSKKGHKCNLMHLYPHLNDLRSLREAVGCADTLVISGPCYINTYPADTIALLEDLAGHREVLRGQNMYGIIQGGMPYPHTHENGLSMLEIFCKKCGLTYKGGFVMGLGAILNGQPITNLPNSKKIIKQLQIFFEHIDKDEESPIQVYQEARFKVPSLVYRVMAGTMNRKIDKDLKNHGIDIKRKSPYLISE; encoded by the coding sequence ATGAAAAATATACTTTTTCTTAATGTCAGCCCCCGTCAGAAGGGAACTAGTTTTGTATTACTTCAAATGTGTATGGAATCTCTCTCTAAAAAAGGCCACAAGTGTAATTTAATGCATCTGTATCCTCATTTGAATGATCTAAGAAGTTTAAGAGAAGCTGTAGGATGTGCAGATACTTTAGTAATAAGTGGACCCTGTTATATTAATACTTATCCTGCCGATACAATAGCGCTATTAGAGGATTTAGCAGGGCATAGGGAAGTTCTGCGTGGACAGAACATGTACGGAATTATTCAAGGTGGAATGCCATACCCACATACGCATGAAAATGGATTATCCATGTTAGAGATATTTTGTAAGAAATGCGGTTTAACCTATAAAGGAGGATTTGTAATGGGATTAGGAGCAATACTTAATGGTCAGCCTATAACAAATTTACCGAATTCAAAAAAGATAATCAAGCAACTTCAAATTTTCTTTGAGCACATTGATAAAGATGAAGAGTCACCAATTCAGGTTTATCAGGAAGCGAGGTTTAAAGTACCATCTCTTGTCTATCGTGTTATGGCAGGTACGATGAACCGCAAAATTGATAAGGATTTAAAAAATCATGGAATTGATATAAAACGGAAGAGCCCATATCTCATATCAGAATAA
- a CDS encoding GNAT family N-acetyltransferase, with the protein MKSQVNFSIKPTLEGKKVLLRPFETGDWKIMIEILEDLEVKKLTGSVTSDEEANELLDASNKEKIKDWYQSRNQQTDRLDLAIVDIETGDLVGEVVYNDFNEDTYNVNIRILIGPSGRNRGLGTEAISLFIEYGFQVLNLHKIELEVYSFNPRAEKSYNKNGFILEGIRRENFCYNGEYIDTKLYGILKSDFKNR; encoded by the coding sequence ATGAAGTCCCAAGTAAACTTTAGTATTAAACCGACTTTAGAAGGGAAAAAAGTTCTATTAAGACCATTCGAAACGGGTGATTGGAAAATAATGATTGAGATATTAGAAGATTTAGAAGTAAAGAAACTAACAGGATCTGTAACAAGTGATGAGGAAGCAAATGAATTATTGGACGCTAGCAATAAAGAAAAGATAAAAGATTGGTATCAAAGCAGAAATCAACAAACAGATCGATTAGACCTTGCAATAGTTGATATAGAAACTGGTGACTTAGTGGGAGAAGTTGTATATAACGATTTTAATGAGGATACCTACAATGTAAATATAAGAATTTTAATTGGTCCATCAGGACGTAATCGAGGTCTTGGCACAGAGGCGATTTCTTTATTTATAGAGTATGGATTTCAGGTTCTTAATCTTCACAAAATTGAGTTAGAAGTATATAGTTTTAATCCTAGGGCAGAGAAATCATATAACAAAAATGGTTTTATTTTGGAAGGGATACGTAGAGAAAATTTTTGTTATAACGGTGAGTATATTGATACTAAATTATATGGAATATTAAAAAGTGATTTTAAAAATCGATAA
- a CDS encoding DUF402 domain-containing protein, giving the protein MKTRKLTFDEWTCIAEKRVMQKRMNETYFTGIVGLICIDEVTIPQRWNFLNKDVLVCDNGMKWLSMIPENEFYVITAMLDSKANIVLWYIDMIADSGIDEDGVAYYHDLYLDLVVYPDGSIFEDDMDELEEAFSAKEISRELFDLAIKTNIKLRNSLLLDCKKLREISFKCLNHF; this is encoded by the coding sequence GTGAAAACGAGAAAACTTACCTTTGATGAATGGACTTGTATCGCAGAGAAGAGAGTGATGCAAAAGAGGATGAATGAAACTTATTTTACAGGCATTGTAGGACTTATTTGTATTGATGAAGTAACAATACCACAACGATGGAATTTCCTTAATAAAGATGTTCTTGTTTGTGACAATGGGATGAAATGGTTATCGATGATACCTGAAAATGAATTCTACGTAATAACTGCAATGTTGGATTCGAAGGCCAATATAGTATTGTGGTATATTGATATGATTGCTGATTCTGGTATTGATGAAGATGGTGTCGCTTATTATCATGATTTATATTTGGATTTGGTTGTTTATCCTGACGGAAGCATATTTGAAGATGATATGGATGAACTTGAAGAAGCATTTTCTGCAAAAGAGATATCGAGAGAATTATTTGATCTAGCTATTAAAACGAATATAAAATTAAGAAATTCGTTGCTCTTAGATTGCAAAAAATTACGCGAAATATCATTTAAATGCCTAAATCATTTTTAA